ATGCCTAGCAGGGCTCATTAACTGAAATCATGTTACATTTTTACATGCTTGTAGATGGATCTGTCTTTGAGCCGTGACATGCTGTGTAGGAAGGCAGCTGCCTTGACTGTTGTTATGGTTACCTTTGTATCCACTAGGCTGAAAAGGAAAACCCCTGAACCTGAAACCCCACTACCTGATCCTATAGCACTGGCCctgattagggatgaaaatgaacAGCATAGACAGAGAACACTGAGAATGATATACAATTCCACTGATTCAGAGTGTATTTCTATGATTAGGATGAAGAGAGTTGCTTTTTTTAAGTTAGTGAGAACTTTTAGAGAGAGGAGTCTTGTCACTGATAGGGAGGGGGTGTCAGTAGAAGAGCAGGTTGCCATGTTTTTACATGTTGTAGGGCACAACCAAAGATTTAGGGTTGTCCACCAGTCCTTTAGGAGGTCCATCCAAACTGTCCACAAGCACTTCCATCAGGTGTTGTATGCTATGGGTGAGCTTAGGAATGAAATGATAAAGCCAGCTAGCACTATCACTCACCCAAAGATTCTTGGAAGCCATACATGGAATCCATATTTTAAGGTAATTGTATACCATGGGTTCATTAGTTACATTAGACCTATTGCAATGACTGACCCATGCTTTTTAGGATGTCATTGGCTTTATAGATGGCACTCATTTCCTAGCAAGGGTTCCTAGGCGCATGCAACAAGCTTTTAGGGGTAGGAAAAAGGATCCCACCCAAAATGTGATGGTaattgtgaattgtgatctgaAATTCACTTATGTCCTGGCTGGCTGGGAGGGCTCTGCCCATGATGCAACTATTTTGGCAGATGCTGTAGCcagggaagatggcttgagtttGCCAGAAGGTAATTGCACACCAACACTAATTACATATTCCATGGCCTATTAA
The sequence above is drawn from the Miscanthus floridulus cultivar M001 unplaced genomic scaffold, ASM1932011v1 fs_383_2_3, whole genome shotgun sequence genome and encodes:
- the LOC136531608 gene encoding protein ALP1-like; the encoded protein is MVTFVSTRLKRKTPEPETPLPDPIALALIRDENEQHRQRTLRMIYNSTDSECISMIRMKRVAFFKLVRTFRERSLVTDREGVSVEEQVAMFLHVVGHNQRFRVVHQSFRRSIQTVHKHFHQVLYAMGELRNEMIKPASTITHPKILGSHTWNPYFKDVIGFIDGTHFLARVPRRMQQAFRGRKKDPTQNVMVIVNCDLKFTYVLAGWEGSAHDATILADAVAREDGLSLPEGKMFLVDAGYACKNGFLPPYRGVRYHLSEYGPRNRPTNARELYNLRHSSLRVTVERAIGALKGRFRILDNKPFHKYRTQVKLVVACAILHNWILGFGIDEVVPDEEGFTTSADPTNLPPAHLDQDSVDMAEIRDTICNAMWEGRGTNTS